The nucleotide sequence TAACTCTTCGGGAGATTCGGAATTCTGATTCTCTTTCGAGAAATGCTTGAGCAGTTCCCGCGCATAGAGGATTCCCACGATGTCATCTGTGGATTCACCAATGACGGGAATACGGGAGTGACCGACATCGATGAACTTCAGCAGGGCTTCATCCAGCGTTGCATTCACAGAGATGTATTCCATATCCATACGCTGGGTCATGATGGCGCCGACATCTTCATCCTGAAGTTCCATCACGCGCTGGATCATTTTACCGGCTTCCGATTCGAGGATCCCTCCGCGGGCCCCTTCTTCCACGACAGACAGAATCTCTTCACTGATATTGGCTTCCCGACCGTTTTTGTTGTCTTCTTTGCCAGCCAGTCGATGGGAGAACTCATCAATTTTCCAACAGAGCCAGATCACGGGGCTCAGGAAGACCGGCAGCAGTTTAATGACAGGCCAGAACAGCTGCAGGAAGCGTTCTCCGGCAATCCGCGAGATTGTCCAGGGAATGACCATCAACAGCAGAATCCCCGTGAGCAGGATCAACAGGATCTGAATGGAAAACTGTATGGTAACTGCGGGAGTACTGAAGTTTCGCGGGACTTCCAGATATTTATGAGTGAAAATAATCGAGATCAGAATCACGCCCGTCAGCCAGAACAGGTCGGCGGCCAGCAACATGGTGGGGTGAGAGCGTAATATTTCGCTGAATCGATCGGGGACCTCAGCTTCGTTACACAGTGTTTCCAGGCGACTTCGAGAGAAATCGCGCAATGAAAATCCTGACAGGGCGGCTGTCAGAGTCAGGAGTAACAGAACAGAAAGAGTCAGCGGGATCATATGTCTTGTAAACGTTCAGATAAGATGTTTCGAAACTGATTCTGATTCACAGACAGAATCGCGTTATAGTTATACTGGTAATTATTCCAGGTGTCATTCTCAATCATCTGTTTTTACTCTTCGCGTCTGGGGATTGAGATCTGCCAGTGATCGAAGATCTGTTGCTCACGTTGCCGCATGATATGCAGTTCTTCTTCCGTAAGGTCATCATAACCGCATAAATGCAGCAACCCGTGGATCACATACAGCAGAAGTTCCTGTTCCGCGGGCCATTGGTATTCTGCAGACATCGCAACCGCCATTTCCGCGGAGACAATGACTTCACCTTCAATCTGCCTGCCTGCCCCACGAAATTCCACCTGGTTCGTATCCATTGCGGTATCGCAGTCCAGCAGAAAACTCAGAACATCAGTATCGTAATCATGTTCCAGGTATTGCTGATTCAACTGGCGAATGGTGGGATTGTCGACGATTGCCAGGCTGATTTCCGCCTGGTTTACCTGTTCGGACTGCAGCAGAAAACTGATCGCTGTTTTCAGCTGTGTTTCGTCGATGGCAAGGTGCGTTTGTGAGTTTTGAATCTCGATCTGAAACTGGTCTATTGTATTCATTCCGTTTTCAATCGGGGATTAAGCGGAGCGCTCTTCCGGGTATTTAATACGTCCGTGGTAAATACCGATCAGGGATTTTACCAGCGATTCTTCCACAACATTGATTTCACTCAAAGTGAGTGAGCATTCATTAAACTGCCCGTCAAGCAGTCGTTTCATCACAAGAGAGTGTACCAGAGATTTGATACGTTTGGGCGTCGGATCACTCAGTGTGCGGCTGGCACTTTCGACCGCGTCGGAAAGCATCATCACTCCCGCTTCCCGGGTCTGCGGTTTGGGACCGGGATACCGGAAAGAAGACTCTTCGGCATCGGTTTTGTGATCCGGGCTGAGATCCGCCTGCTTTTCTGCTTCGCGGAAGAAATATTCCACCAGCGTAGTCCCGTGATGCTGTTCAATAAAATCGATAATCGGCTGAGGCAGGTTGTGCTGACGGGCCAGATCCACGCCATCTTTGACATGGCCGATGATAATCAGGGTACTCATCGCCGGAGCGAGGTTGTCGTGCAGACTCCCACTGCCTTGTGCCATATTTTCAATGAAGTACTGAGGCTTCAGCATTTTTCCGATATCATGATAATAGGCGGCAACGCGTACCAGCAGTCCGTTGGCGCCAATTTTGTCGGCAGCGGCTTCTCCGATTGTGGCCACAGAAATGGAATGGTTATAGGTCCCCGGAGCACGACGCACCAGTTCCTGCAGCAGCGGATGTGAGACATTGCTCATTTCCAGAAGACTGATGTCGGTAACCACTCCGAATAGAGATTCAATAAAAGGCAGACTGCCCGCGACCAGATATCCAGCAGCCAGGCACCACCCTGCCCCTTGAAGACTTTCCCAGACGATCTGCTGATCAAAGAAACCGTTTGAGAGTTCCTGACTGTTGATCAGGTTGATCCCCCAGTAGACCAGGAAGTAAGTCAGTCCCATCCCGAAGCCGAGTTTGATCAGCGTGGATCGGGAAGAGACGTTGCCCAGGGATGTCACCGCGACGGCAGAGACACTCATCAGCACGACGAAATGTCCCAGTGCGGCACCTGTCGACAGGCAAATCACCAGTGACAAAGACAAGGCGGTCAGGATGGCCATCATCTGGTCGTAGACAATCGCAAACACCATGACCGTCACAACCAGCGGCAGCACTTCCGCGCGCCAGGGGTCATAGGAAAGCAGACGAGCCAGGAAAATGGTCAGAATGATCACGCTGAGATAGATACTTAACCGACTGACTGTTCGGGCGACCGCTTTTTTATTCCGCAGCAGATGATATCCATTCAGGACCGCCAGGACGACCAGCATGAGAAAGATGATGGTCACGCGAATGACCCGCTCATATGTCGGTACGGCTTTTTCCCTGGCTTCGTATTCCGCACGCAGTAAAGCAAGTTGATTGTCGTCGATTAACTGACCCGGCTCCACCAGAATCGTGCCACGCTGGAAGGTGTCAAAAATTTCTTCCACCTGATTTCTTGCCTGGGTCCGTTCCTTGAGCGTTCGCTGGGCATCGTAAGTCAGAGTGGTGGGCGCCTGGAAATAAATCCAGTGCGTAAGCACTGCCTTCAGCGGGGCCAGGCGTTGGAAGGCCTTGTTATCGAACAGTCGGCCGACGCCCCCGCTTGCTGAGAGTTGATCAGGCAGACGAATATCAAAAGTGGCGACTTTGGTGACTGTGGTAACTTTGCTATGGTCACTTTTTTTACCATCTTTTTTATCATCTTTATCAGAGCTTTCGTTGATAATGGCAATCTCATCACCAACTCTGATCTGGTTTTGGATCAGATCATTTTCGTTCACAATTCCATAAGTAGCCAGATCTGTAATCAGTTTAGTAAAGTCATTGATCAGGTCTTCAATTTTTTTAGTATCATTGGAATCGGGGCTGCTGACCAGCGATTTCAGTTCGGCAAAGGTCTGTTCTGGTTCTTCTGGAAACTGGCCTACAAACTGTTCCAGTCGGCGGGACGGAGTGAGCCCCAGTTCCGCCCGGGTGTCAGCATTCAGCTCATCCAGCGATTTGGCATTGGCAATCCTAACCAGATCTTCCTTCAGCAATCCTGGCAACTTGTCGATCAGGTCCGGCTGATTTTTGAAGTAATAGGGAACTTCTGTCTCTTTCTGGGTCCGTTGCCGGTCTGTTTCAATCGGATTGGAGACTTTGAACGTGGAATTGGCCACAATCCCATGCTCGGAAAACATGCCCAGTCGATAGGGGAACGGGGCTTTCCAGCTTTCTACTGCCACCATCAGAATCAGAATCGTCAACAGGCAGACACTCAAGCGTGAGAGCGTCCCCCGGTTACTCAGTAATTCGCGCAATCTCGAACTCAATTTGGAAGAATCGCGCAAACTGGCAGCAAGTGCAGTTCGGGATTTCTTTGAGCCAAAAAAAGCCATGAAATTAACCTGAGATGATCTGGATGAATAACGAGGGTAAGCGGATGAGAATCAGACTGTGTCCAGTTTTCTTTTAGCGTCTCCAGGAACGTTTGGACCGAGTCGAATCGCTTGAGAGACGCTATGGTTAAATGTGATACGGTCTAGTGTACGAGAGTGTCTTCGTTCTGGTAGGCCTTCACGATTTCTCCGACCAGTCTGTGTCTTACAATATCTTCGTTTTTTAATTGAGTGACTCCCACGCCTTTAATGTTTCGCAGACGATTGATGGCATCTGTCATGCCGCAGGAAACGTCAGGTGGTAAGTCGATTTGCGAAATATCTCCAGTGACCACAATTTTTGAACCCATGCCCATCCGGGTCAGGAACATTTTCATCTGGGTGACCGTCGAGTTCTGTGCTTCATCCATAATAATGAATGTGTTGTCCAGAGTTCGCCCACGCATGAATGCCAGAGGGACGACCTCGACGATATCATTTTCCATGTATCGAGTGACCTGATCGTAATCGAGCAGGCTGCCGAGTGCATCGAGCAGTGGACGCAAAAACGGGTTCACCTTTGCCAGCATGTCTCCCGGCAGAAAGCCGAGCTTTTCACCCGCTTCAACGGCAGGACGCACGAGTACAATCTTACGGACCTGTTCCGTCCGCAGTGCATTGATGGCCATGGCGACCGCCAGAAACGTTTTCCCACAGCCTGCAGGGCCTGTACAAAATACAAGATCGTGCTCGGCAATGTTCTTGATGTAGTCTGACTGACCTGGTGTTCTGGGATGTACTTTTTTGGTTTTCTCGAAGAGGTCAATCGAGGATGGCGTGGCGACGGGAGCCTGCTTGGACTGTTTTCCAGAGGAATTACCGTTGGAGAGCGCGGTTTGCACCTGCTCACTCTTCAGTTGTTTCGTGCTTTCAACGATTGCTCTCAATTCAGAGAAAATACGGAGTGACTTCTGAATCTGGGCATCATCGCCGATAATTCGCAGTTCATCGCCTCGATGAACCACGTCTACACCCAGTGCATCCTGAATGAGTCGTATATGACAGTCATGTGTGCCCAGTAATATGGGAATCTGATCAGGATCAGAAAAGGAAAGAGTGGCTTCTGACATCAGAATTTCTACGTGCGCCTCCTGGGGCCTAAGGAATACATTTCAGAGCTTGAAAATAATGACAGGTCAATTTGTATTTCGCTACACTGAAATCTATGAAAAATACAATAAAACCGAGACTGAAATCAGCCGACAGATTTGGTCTGTTGTTGCTAAGACATAAAGTCTACTCCAGCAATCCGGTAAGAGAAAGGAGAGAGTTGCTTCTAAACTGCGGGATTTTCGTAAATAAAGAAAAAGAAAAGAGTTGTGTGATGCGGAAATTCTTCAAAATGCCCCGGATTTTACCCGGAACGCTTCAATTCAGTGAATCTCAGGCTTCCCGTTCTTTTGGTTTTTTTGCAGGTTACCCAGTTTGGACAACCGGCAATGTTTCGTATTCTGAGCGGCACTTGAATGTCAAGATCTATGGTTTGGGTAATGCGCTTGAGAGACCCTGATCAGATACTGTCGATTGTATTGGTAATACTCAAGAAGAGACCATAACCTGTTCGATGAATTGTTCATACAGAGCGAGATCAATCACGATGAGAGATGCGCTGTCTGTTCTGTTCCTCCGTTCAGAATCAAAACATCCAGTCTCCCGCGGGAACTGATGCAATAATACGTGAAAAGGTTTTTGGAAATGTACGAAACAAATTTTGGGTTCACGGATCGACCCTTCACCGTTTCACCTTCACCTGCCTGTTATTTTGAGGCAGCAGAACACCAGCACGTTCTGGAAGAATTACTGGTAACGATTTCAAGTCTGAATGGGATCACAATATTGACCGGTGATGCCGGCACGGGAAAGACGGCTGTCTGTCGGCAGTTGGTTGCACGGCTGGAAGATCAGTTTCAGATTCAGTTTGTAGAACACTGCAATTTTCCGACAGTCAGGGCACTATTGCAGACCCTGCTGTACAACCTGACCGACTGTTATGAGAAAGTCAGCGAACAGGAATTGAGACTGGCTTTGACGGCGGAAGTCCGTTCCTCCTTTTTAAACCATGGTCAGCCTCTACTGGTACTCGTCGACGAAGCACATCTTCTCAGTGTTTCGTTTCTGGAAGAATTACGTGTCCTGTCTGATATTGCCTTCGATGGCAAACCGGCGCTGCAGTTACTGCTATGCGGGCAGACTTCTCTGGAAGAAACATTGATTCAACCTGCCCTGTCCTCTCTGAATCAGCGGATCGGCTGCCAGGTTTATCTGGACCGGATGACACGCCAGGAGTCAGAGGCTTACATCGCCTATCGAATTCAGCGTGTTTCCACAGACAAACGGTCCTGTTTTACAGACGAAGCCATCAAATTTATTACGCATGTCAGTGATGGTCTGCCGCGCTGTCTGAACCAGATCTGCGATCACAGCCTGATGCTGGCCTATTTACAGGACTCTGCTGTTGTCAATGAGCCGATTGCCCGGGAAGCCTTTACCGATCTGCAACAACTGCCGTTACACTGGAATGATCCACTGCCTGCCGCCTCTCCACTGGATGAGTTACGTAAAAGCCAGACCGGTTCCGGCTCAAAACCAGCACAGGCAGACTCGACCCTGGAGGCATATGAAGCAGGGTACGAGATTGATTCTGATCTGGAAGATCAGCTGAATCAACTGGTGGAAAATTTAGAAGAGGATTCAGTGTCCGTTTCAGAAGACTCCAGCTGGGATTCCGCTGATTTATTCTCCTTTGGAGAAGGGATTGAGGCGATCGAAATCGGCAGCGAATCAGAAAGAGAAGAGATCCGGGAAGCAGTACCGGAATTACAGAACCAGCGTGAAACACCTGCCCCGGTAGAGAGTGAGCCTGTAGAACCTGAACAGATTCAGGCGGCTGTTCCTCCGCGGGAAATCAGGGAAACAGTTACATCTCCAGAACTGAATGCCGGTTTCACTGAGATCATTGATCGCTATGCCGCCATTGATGCCGGCATTGACCCTGCGACTCTACCGCCAGAACCACGCAGAAAAAACAATCAGACTCTGCAACTGCGACCTCCTCAGTTTCAATCTGTGTCGAAACCGCAGCAGGTCGACCAGGAAGAATTCATATCGACAGAAGAGTCCACTGCTGCTGCCTTAACCGAATTTGCAGAAATATTTGATATGGATGCAGCGGAAATTCCAGATGTGCCGGCGTTTGATTTTGATAATGCAGAGCTGAACCATCTGAGTTCCGATGTACTGGAAGAACTCTCGCGGGAAATCTCAGGAGGAGACGGTTCGTTTGAAGACCTGCTGGCCGCTCAAGTCTATGAAGTCTGTGCGGAGAGCCGGAAAGGGTTGTTCAACGCTCTGAATGATATTCGAAACTATTCCGAAACGACGTCTATCGAAGTGTCTGAAGAAGAACTTGAGATTTATGATGCCGTTCAGCCTGAATATGAAGAACCTGGATACTCCGAGCCGGAAAGCCCTGCTTTCTCCAGTGAACAGTTCGATCTGCCATCAGGCAACTCAGTCCGCATCGATTCTCAGACCGCTACACACAACCGGTCTTCAGCAACTGCCCACCTGAAAGGTCCGGCACTGGGACGATATAAGAATCTGTTCAGCCGTCTGCGAAGTAAACAGAAGACGAGCTGATATGCTTGATTCGAGACGGTCTGCAGCCTGCAGGATGCGGCTCCCGGAATGTGATAACAGTTGCGTGTTCGCCAGTTGATATAACCGTTACAAGCCTATCAACTGGTGAGTCTGTTTCGACCGTTCGCCATATTTTCTGCATGATCGACTCAAGTGTGATCCTGTTAAGTTGATCTTGCTGCGCTGAGCCGATCTTGAAAAAATCGGTTTTTCTTTTAAAGAATTTCGCCCGATACGCTTAATACACAGCGTAACATTCGAGGCGAGGTTCAAATGCATCAAGATAAAAAAGTAGGTTTAGCACTGGCATTGCTGGTGATTGGTTTTGTAGCGGCATTCTGTTTGAGGCAGGATCGCAATACAACGGTTCAAATCCCCGAGCTGAACGACCCGCATTACCTCAACGAGCAGATTGCCGATAAGGATCGCACTCCCTATCTGGATACACAGTCAAAAAAAACTATTGAAACCCAACTGGGAAATGATCAGGCTTTTACATCGCTGACAGACAATAGCGAGCCCTCCGGAAACTCCCAGGTTGCCGTCCCGACCATTTCGCATACGACTCCTGCCGGACAGAACGGTACTGCTTCCAAAGCGGAGCGCTGGGGGCCGATTCCTGAATTTCTGAAGGATGTCGATCTGCCTCAAGAGCAGTTTTCGAGCCCGGAGCCTTCCGATTCGGTATTTGAACCGAATCCGCCTCAACCCGAGGCAAAGCCCATATCACAAAATTCAACACCAAAGCCGATTACCGGTATCGAGAATATCAAGCCGGAACATAATAACGCGTGGGAAGTGAATCCGTCACAACAGAGACCGGAACCTGCCCGCCCTGCACCAACGCCGGCTCCTCAAATCCGGATTCATACGGTCAAGGCAGGAGAAACACTCTCTGAAATTTCGATTCGCTACCTGGGGACCAGTCGCAAATACCGTGAGATATTCAATCTGAACCGTGACCAGCTTCGTAGTCCTAACGACATCCGTGAGGGAATGAAGCTGAGGATTCCTGTCTACCGCGCTCCGGAAACAGCACCTCAGTCTGCTAATCGACAGACGAATGTGGAATCTCCGGTGATGACCGGCAAGCGGACGATGGGGCAAATGGTGTCTCAGCCGACTCTGAAATCAGATGCTGCTTCTTCAACAGTTCAGTTCGAAGGATTGATAGAGTCGCTTTCCACCGCTCCCTCGAAAAAAACAATGGGTCAACTGGATCAGCAAGAGATGATTCAGGAGTTGGAAGAGTCCGTTCAAACTGAGAAACTTCCAGCAGGAATAAAAAAGGTCCCGGATAACTATCGAAAATTTATTCCCGTACCCCGCTCTCCCTTTACTCATAATAATGGAGCGACTTCGGGTTCGGGCCGTTCCCTGTCCCAGGTTCAACCAGAGAACGTGGATCAGATCGTTGATGATCTGTTCGGTGAGCAGACTGAGCCAGCCAGTCAGACGGCACAGCCGAAAACCTATACGATTCAGCCTGGCGACACCCTCGAATCCATTGCACTGGAAATCTACGGTAAACGTTCTGTTGCCTTCAAAATTTATCAGCAGAACCGGGATCTTCTGAAGAACGCCAATTATATCCGTCCGGGAATGAAGCTGCAGCTGCCGTAAGCGGTGGTGTTAGGTATGGCACCAGGTCTAATGTTCTGCAGCCAGTCCGTGGAGTGGTAATGACAGGCCGTCGTATGCGAGTTCGACATGATCGGGCAGATTCGCATTTGTTTCTTCGTGTTCCAGCGAGTGCGAGATGTGTGTAAAGTAAGTCCGTTTGGGTTTGACCCGTTCGACCACTTCCAGGCTCTGTTCCAGGCAAAAATGCGTGGGGTGTGGTTTAATCCGCAGCGCATCAAGAATCAGGTAATCCAGTCCTTCCAGGTACTGCCAGCTCTCCTCGGGTATTTCACTGACATCAGTACAGAATGCAATGTTGTTGATCCGGTATCCAAGGATCGGCAGAGTACCATGCATCAGTCGAATCGGCTGGATTCTGAGTCCCAACAGATCAAACGGTTCCAGTGAGATCGTTTTGAAATCAAGATGAGGGCGCGACATATGATGTCGATTGTGTGTCGGTTCCTCGAATGCATAGTTGAAGGAACCCCGGATCTGTTCTTCCACGGCTTCTTCGCAATAGAGCTCGATGGACTTTTCCAGCCGGTATCCGCTGATGCGCACATCATCGAGACCGAAAATATGATCGGCGTGGCTGTGGGTATATAATACGGCGTGCACCCAGGGAATATGTTCTCGCAGCAGTTGCAACCTGAGCTCCGGTGGAGTGTCGATCAGAAAGCCCCCTTCCGGGGCACCGATATAAACAGAAGTGCGCCCTCGCTGATTTTTGGGGTCAGGTGACTGACAGACTTCACAATCACAGCCAACAATGGGGATCCCCACGCTGGTCCCAGTGCCCAGCGTGATGAACTCACCTGGTTTCTGAGAAAATAAATTCGATTCCTGTTGCATTATACTTAAATCGCTCTTGCGCGGGGTTCACTCTGATCTGGTCAAGCTGGGACCCAGTTTAAATTATTGGTGGCTGGAATGGTACCGATGCATGGGTATGGGGATACGTTTTGCTGTGGAATCGAGTTCAGCTCACGCCACAATATTCGCTGACCCCGTCTGCTGTGACTACCAGTAACTGATCGGTGAGTGGATGGTCCATATTCAGATAATCGTTGGCGATATTATGCTGAATTTTTTCGATGACCTGCGATTCACTCAGACTCAGTGCCAGTAAAAAATCACGATTAGGGACACCTGCCAGAAATTCGCTTCCCAGAAACTTACGAGCCTGCCGGTAAAATGAGGGACTCAGGACCTGGCTTGCATTATACGCGTCTGCCTTGTTCTGAATAATCATATTAGGGCCCTCTTCCCGCGACATGCAGATCAGCTCAATTTCGTTCTGTAGAAAATAATGATCCAGATTGGCCAGCGCGATTTCGTGCAAGACTTCCTGGCTGATCTGCCACTTATGCAGCAGCTTTTCATGAATATACCAGTAAGCCCGGGATTCATCCACCACGTAGAGAATGGCCAGGTTTGCGATCCAGTTCTCGCCGACAAAGTTCGGGAAATGAGTTTTCCATGATTCCTGCGAGATCAGGATCGGCATGATGCGGTCCTGAATGTCGATCAGTTCCGGTTCTGTCTGTTCATCCCCCCATTCATTGATTTGCAGTACGGTTGCCAGTGCGGAGACAATATTCTGTTCGTAGTCTTCTGGAGCGCTCAGGTATGACCGGTAAAAATTGTTCAGATTCAGTTCCGATTCACCAAATTTGATGCGAAAGCCGGGAATAATCTGCGAAGAAATCAAGGGAAATTTTTTCCGGGCCAGTTGCAGGACATCGTGGGCAAACAGTTCGGGAGGATTTGCCGGATTTAAATTCAATTCAACCGAATGCAGAATTCTCTGCACGGTATCAAACAGTTCTTCATGATCCTGGGGTTCGTAAAAAAACGTGACGACCATTTGAATGGAGCGTTCGCGGATCAGCCAGAGATTCCAGTGATGCCAGTTTTTCTGAAAAAAGGCAGACTGTGTCAGCAACGACTTCCACCAGGATGAATTCTTCTTAATGATGGCTTCACCGGAATAGGCCACTGATTCATGTTCAATCGCCAGCGGCGGTCGTTTGCTAATATTCCGATGTCTGACAAAAAGCTGATCGAAATCGACATCAAGGCCTGCTCCGGACTGTGTGTGAGGGAGGACCGATTTCCAGTGGCAACTGATTGTTAACGTGGCGTTCCCACCGGGTGGGCTGAGTTGAAGTACTCCATCCTGATCATCCTTAATCCAATCGGAAGGAAATGCGAGAGAATACCAGTTGGCGGGACCGGTGTATTGCGCCCATTGTTCGAGATGAAAGTCCGACAAAAAAATCACCATCAGCACAAGAAATGTTTCTGATTCCAGAATAACCGGCGACAAAGAATATTGCGGCCTGGGGTTATTTCAACGGTGTCTCACTGTGTCTTTTATGGTAGACGATTTTTGAAATGATGACTATCGGAAAATGGGGCTGATTCTTTGGGCCATGCTGCTGTTAATCTAAGCAGCGAAATGCCCTTCTGGAGGGCATTTTCGGAGAAAATGAAACGTCGCTGGATTATTCAGATATTAATTTGATGCCATAAGTTGTATTTAATGAAAGGCTTATGGAAATCTGTCTGAGATGATGTGTCAGCTGGTACGACGTTTGCTTAAGAGATAATTACAGACAGAGAAAAGAGCAACTTCTACTGTCTGACTTGAACTTCACCAAAGGATACGCTGCTGGGGAGTATAGCCGAACTTTCCCTTGTCGGGACTGTTTGGGCGAGCGCCTATACACTCAGCGGCGTCCTTTTTTTTCAGTCGTGTCAAGATACGACTGAAAAAACCATCATATAGAGGTTCCTCTCCGTTTACCAGTCTTTTCTGGTAAGAATTATCCCCTTTGATCTCCAATGATCACGCTACTTTTCAGCTGGTTTTTTTGCAGTAGCTACCGGCTTCATGATCAATAAGCCCAGTGGTGGCAGATTGAGCGTGATGCTGTGGTCCATGCCATGGCTGCTGATTTTCTCACTATAAACTCCCCCGGCATTCCCCATATTGGATCCACCGTAAATTTTGGCATCACTGTTGATGATTTCGTGATAAAAGCCTGGTTTGGGGACACCAATTCTGTATCCATCGCGGGGAACGGGAGTAAAATTCGCGACTACAATCACATGCTCTTCCGTGTCCGTGGCGATACGCTGGAAAGCAAAGACGCTGTTTTTGGAGTCATCACACTGAATCCAGGCAAATCCTTCCTGTGTAAAATCGGTTTCATACAGCGCTTTTTCTGAGCGGTATAAATGATTCAGATCCCCGATCAGGCGACGGATTCCATCGTGTTTTTCGTGGCCGATGAGTTTCCAGTCCAGTTCCTGATCGTGATTCCATTCGACCCACTGGGCCAGTTCGCCTCCCATAAACAGCAGTTTCTTGCCTGGCATCGTATATTGATAGCCGTATAACAGTCGCAGATTGGCAAACTGCTGCCACAGGTCGCCGGGCATTTGGGAAATTAACGCACGTTTGCCGTGCACCACTTCATCATGCGAGAGCGGCAGTACGAAGTTTTCCGTAAACGCATAGATCATGCGGAAAGAGAGTTCGCCCTGATGGTGCGAGCGGTAGATCGGGTCGAAATGCATATAGCGGAGCGTATCATTCATCCAGCCCATATCCCATTTCATATTGAACCCCAGCCCGCCATTATAAACCGGGTGAGACACACCGCCCCAGGAAGTGGATTCCTCAGCGATTGTCAGGATGCCTGGATATTCTCCGTGCAGACTGATATTGGCATCTTTCAGGAACTGGATGGCTTCCAGGTTTTCGCGTCCGCCACTCGGGTTGGGCACCCATTCCCCTTCTTTACGTGAATAATCCAGGTAAAGCATCGAAGCCACAGCATCCACGCGAAGGCCGTCAAAGTGATATTTATCAATCCAGAAATGCGCACTGGAGAGCAGGAAGTCGCGGATTTCATTTCGGCCGTAATTAAAGATGTAGGTTCCCCAGTCCGGATGGAACCCTTTACGGGGGTCCGCGTGTTCGTACAGACACGTTCCGTCAAAGCGACCCAGAGAGTGACCATCAGTGGGAAAATGGCCGGGAACCCAGTCGAATAAAACTCCGATGCCAGCCTGATGGCAGTAATCGACGAAGTACATCAGATCATGGGGGCTACCGAAGCGGCTGGTCGGCGCAAAGTAACCGGTGGTCTGATAACCCCAGGAGCCATCAAACGGGTGTTCCGTGATCGGCATTAACTGAATGTGGGTGTAACCCATCTGCTGGACATATTCGACCAGCTGCTTGGCCAGTTCGCGGTAGGTAAAAAACTGGCGGCCATCCTTGGGGCGTTTCCACGAACCAAGATGGACTTCATAGATCGTAATCGGCTGTTCATGCCAGTTGGTTTCG is from Gimesia maris and encodes:
- a CDS encoding transporter associated domain-containing protein: MIPLTLSVLLLLTLTAALSGFSLRDFSRSRLETLCNEAEVPDRFSEILRSHPTMLLAADLFWLTGVILISIIFTHKYLEVPRNFSTPAVTIQFSIQILLILLTGILLLMVIPWTISRIAGERFLQLFWPVIKLLPVFLSPVIWLCWKIDEFSHRLAGKEDNKNGREANISEEILSVVEEGARGGILESEAGKMIQRVMELQDEDVGAIMTQRMDMEYISVNATLDEALLKFIDVGHSRIPVIGESTDDIVGILYARELLKHFSKENQNSESPEELTIQKLMFSPFYIPETTGIDSLLETMQKEHVHMAIVIDEYGGVAGLVTMEDVLEEIVGDIVDEFDEEEEQMIFETGQNTLEVDARVHIDDLNEQYNYNLPEGKDFDTIGGFVITQIGKVPQPGETLTWQQLRIEVLESDERRINKLRIELDTSLVEEYDTDN
- a CDS encoding ExeA family protein, with amino-acid sequence MYETNFGFTDRPFTVSPSPACYFEAAEHQHVLEELLVTISSLNGITILTGDAGTGKTAVCRQLVARLEDQFQIQFVEHCNFPTVRALLQTLLYNLTDCYEKVSEQELRLALTAEVRSSFLNHGQPLLVLVDEAHLLSVSFLEELRVLSDIAFDGKPALQLLLCGQTSLEETLIQPALSSLNQRIGCQVYLDRMTRQESEAYIAYRIQRVSTDKRSCFTDEAIKFITHVSDGLPRCLNQICDHSLMLAYLQDSAVVNEPIAREAFTDLQQLPLHWNDPLPAASPLDELRKSQTGSGSKPAQADSTLEAYEAGYEIDSDLEDQLNQLVENLEEDSVSVSEDSSWDSADLFSFGEGIEAIEIGSESEREEIREAVPELQNQRETPAPVESEPVEPEQIQAAVPPREIRETVTSPELNAGFTEIIDRYAAIDAGIDPATLPPEPRRKNNQTLQLRPPQFQSVSKPQQVDQEEFISTEESTAAALTEFAEIFDMDAAEIPDVPAFDFDNAELNHLSSDVLEELSREISGGDGSFEDLLAAQVYEVCAESRKGLFNALNDIRNYSETTSIEVSEEELEIYDAVQPEYEEPGYSEPESPAFSSEQFDLPSGNSVRIDSQTATHNRSSATAHLKGPALGRYKNLFSRLRSKQKTS
- the ybeY gene encoding rRNA maturation RNase YbeY; translation: MNTIDQFQIEIQNSQTHLAIDETQLKTAISFLLQSEQVNQAEISLAIVDNPTIRQLNQQYLEHDYDTDVLSFLLDCDTAMDTNQVEFRGAGRQIEGEVIVSAEMAVAMSAEYQWPAEQELLLYVIHGLLHLCGYDDLTEEELHIMRQREQQIFDHWQISIPRREE
- a CDS encoding HD family phosphohydrolase, which translates into the protein MAFFGSKKSRTALAASLRDSSKLSSRLRELLSNRGTLSRLSVCLLTILILMVAVESWKAPFPYRLGMFSEHGIVANSTFKVSNPIETDRQRTQKETEVPYYFKNQPDLIDKLPGLLKEDLVRIANAKSLDELNADTRAELGLTPSRRLEQFVGQFPEEPEQTFAELKSLVSSPDSNDTKKIEDLINDFTKLITDLATYGIVNENDLIQNQIRVGDEIAIINESSDKDDKKDGKKSDHSKVTTVTKVATFDIRLPDQLSASGGVGRLFDNKAFQRLAPLKAVLTHWIYFQAPTTLTYDAQRTLKERTQARNQVEEIFDTFQRGTILVEPGQLIDDNQLALLRAEYEAREKAVPTYERVIRVTIIFLMLVVLAVLNGYHLLRNKKAVARTVSRLSIYLSVIILTIFLARLLSYDPWRAEVLPLVVTVMVFAIVYDQMMAILTALSLSLVICLSTGAALGHFVVLMSVSAVAVTSLGNVSSRSTLIKLGFGMGLTYFLVYWGINLINSQELSNGFFDQQIVWESLQGAGWCLAAGYLVAGSLPFIESLFGVVTDISLLEMSNVSHPLLQELVRRAPGTYNHSISVATIGEAAADKIGANGLLVRVAAYYHDIGKMLKPQYFIENMAQGSGSLHDNLAPAMSTLIIIGHVKDGVDLARQHNLPQPIIDFIEQHHGTTLVEYFFREAEKQADLSPDHKTDAEESSFRYPGPKPQTREAGVMMLSDAVESASRTLSDPTPKRIKSLVHSLVMKRLLDGQFNECSLTLSEINVVEESLVKSLIGIYHGRIKYPEERSA
- a CDS encoding PhoH family protein — encoded protein: MSEATLSFSDPDQIPILLGTHDCHIRLIQDALGVDVVHRGDELRIIGDDAQIQKSLRIFSELRAIVESTKQLKSEQVQTALSNGNSSGKQSKQAPVATPSSIDLFEKTKKVHPRTPGQSDYIKNIAEHDLVFCTGPAGCGKTFLAVAMAINALRTEQVRKIVLVRPAVEAGEKLGFLPGDMLAKVNPFLRPLLDALGSLLDYDQVTRYMENDIVEVVPLAFMRGRTLDNTFIIMDEAQNSTVTQMKMFLTRMGMGSKIVVTGDISQIDLPPDVSCGMTDAINRLRNIKGVGVTQLKNEDIVRHRLVGEIVKAYQNEDTLVH